Proteins encoded together in one Maricaulis maris window:
- a CDS encoding Lrp/AsnC ligand binding domain-containing protein, translating to MRQFYVFIKCELGHTYDVAAKLVDNLDEAPMVHSISGAFDLLARFTLQDETDIGRFVNQKVQTIAGIKDTQTIICFNAFTRDQGLGDS from the coding sequence ATGCGTCAATTCTACGTTTTCATCAAATGCGAGCTGGGCCACACCTATGATGTGGCGGCCAAACTCGTCGACAATCTCGACGAGGCGCCGATGGTGCATTCGATCTCCGGTGCCTTCGATCTGCTGGCCCGCTTCACGCTTCAGGACGAGACCGATATCGGCCGCTTCGTGAACCAGAAGGTCCAGACCATCGCCGGGATCAAGGACACGCAGACCATCATCTGCTTCAACGCCTTCACCCGCGATCAGGGACTCGGCGACAGCTAG
- a CDS encoding pentapeptide repeat-containing protein, protein MPQTAASPPVDQPALDRICEAHRRLLAGVEGGKLAVLAGLDLSGLSLAGRDLRDADLAGANLTGADLTETDLRGARLAGANLVEARLIACLLDGADLRGCDFTSADMTASQCEGADFRELADLTPVDGHPVAKSRPARLDGAQLSGSRLDGARLAGVSARGAQFDEASLASTRFSRADLTGAVFVNAVFAGTGFASADLSQADCRNTDLDQAAMMMAKTTGLLTGALPDQPERSELPPDTDPRSPQQRIDDHVRRVRTDGREGQPARLDGLDLRAVEGLAGSPLTALHAVGANLSGLDLHGAELQGARLSGADLRRCDLSGADLRGADLSGANLSHARLVGARLDPLTLGGGRNLATNLTGARLRFCDLRGTRLVEARTEGADFLHARRDPA, encoded by the coding sequence TTGCCCCAGACTGCCGCCTCCCCTCCTGTCGACCAGCCCGCCCTGGACCGGATCTGCGAGGCGCACCGCCGGTTGCTCGCGGGCGTCGAGGGCGGGAAACTCGCTGTCCTCGCCGGTCTTGATCTGAGCGGTCTGTCACTGGCCGGCCGCGATTTGCGCGATGCCGACCTTGCCGGGGCAAACCTGACCGGGGCGGACCTCACGGAAACGGATCTGCGCGGCGCCCGCCTGGCCGGCGCCAATCTGGTCGAGGCTCGACTGATTGCCTGCCTGCTCGACGGAGCGGATCTGCGCGGCTGTGATTTCACCAGCGCAGACATGACGGCCAGCCAGTGTGAAGGCGCCGATTTCCGGGAACTGGCCGACCTCACCCCCGTTGACGGACACCCGGTGGCCAAGAGCCGGCCGGCCCGGCTCGACGGCGCACAGCTGTCGGGATCGCGCCTTGATGGTGCGCGCCTCGCCGGAGTGAGCGCCCGCGGGGCACAGTTCGACGAGGCCAGCCTTGCCAGCACCCGCTTCAGCCGCGCCGATCTGACCGGCGCGGTGTTCGTCAATGCCGTCTTCGCCGGCACCGGATTCGCAAGCGCCGACCTGTCGCAGGCCGATTGCCGCAATACCGATCTGGATCAGGCCGCGATGATGATGGCCAAGACGACCGGCCTGCTGACCGGCGCCCTTCCTGATCAACCCGAGCGCTCAGAGCTTCCACCCGATACAGATCCGCGTTCGCCGCAACAGCGCATCGATGACCATGTCCGCCGCGTCAGAACCGATGGCCGCGAGGGTCAGCCGGCGCGACTGGACGGGCTCGATCTGCGCGCGGTCGAGGGCCTGGCGGGCAGCCCGCTGACCGCCTTGCATGCCGTCGGAGCCAATCTGTCCGGGCTCGACCTTCATGGGGCCGAGCTTCAGGGCGCGCGCCTCTCCGGAGCCGATTTGCGGCGCTGTGACCTGAGCGGGGCAGACCTGCGCGGCGCCGACCTTTCCGGAGCCAATCTCAGCCATGCGAGGCTTGTCGGTGCCCGGCTCGATCCACTGACCCTGGGCGGCGGACGCAACCTGGCCACCAACCTGACCGGCGCCCGCCTGCGGTTCTGTGACCTGCGCGGCACCCGCCTCGTCGAGGCGCGGACCGAAGGCGCTGATTTCCTGCACGCCCGTCGCGACCCGGCCTGA
- a CDS encoding CoA transferase subunit B, whose translation MAWTRDEMAARAARELKDGFYVNLGIGIPTLVANHIAEDIDVTLQSENGMLGMGPFPYDDEVDADLINAGKQTITELRRTSYFSSADSFAMIRGGHIDLSILGAMEISETGDIANWMIPGKLVKGMGGAMDLVAGVKRVVVIMDHANKAGEPKLLKECTLPLTGQACVHRIITTLGVFDVVEDGLELIELAPDATLELVAEQTEAKYRVSGSLVQHEAA comes from the coding sequence ATGGCCTGGACCCGTGATGAAATGGCGGCTCGTGCCGCCCGGGAACTGAAGGACGGTTTCTACGTCAATCTCGGCATCGGCATCCCGACGCTGGTCGCCAACCATATTGCCGAGGATATCGACGTCACCCTGCAGTCGGAAAACGGCATGCTGGGCATGGGGCCGTTCCCCTATGACGACGAGGTCGATGCCGACCTGATCAATGCCGGCAAGCAGACCATCACCGAGCTGCGCCGCACGAGCTATTTCTCCTCGGCCGACAGCTTTGCCATGATCCGCGGCGGTCATATCGATCTTTCGATCCTGGGTGCAATGGAGATCTCCGAGACCGGCGATATCGCCAACTGGATGATCCCCGGCAAGCTGGTCAAGGGCATGGGCGGCGCGATGGATCTCGTCGCCGGCGTCAAGCGGGTTGTGGTGATCATGGATCACGCCAACAAGGCCGGTGAGCCCAAGCTGCTCAAGGAATGCACCCTGCCGCTGACCGGTCAGGCCTGCGTCCACCGCATCATCACCACGCTGGGCGTGTTTGATGTGGTCGAGGATGGTCTGGAACTGATCGAGCTGGCGCCTGACGCAACGCTGGAGCTTGTCGCCGAGCAGACCGAGGCGAAGTACCGGGTTTCCGGTTCGCTGGTCCAGCACGAAGCGGCCTGA
- the kynB gene encoding arylformamidase, whose amino-acid sequence MRRMWDISQTLRPGLPVWPGDTAFACEAVWSIGPECPVKVSRLTLSTHSGAHADAPGHYDPDGLDIAGTDLAPYLGRCVVVTARGDGPHVCPEDLDWAAIGSAERVLIRTYSDFPHDRWDSGFRAIQAETIERLAACGCRLIGVDAASLDPETSKTLDAHHTVRRHDMRILEGLVLDDVPDGAYELIALPLKIAGADAAPVRAILRELP is encoded by the coding sequence ATGCGCAGGATGTGGGACATTTCGCAAACGCTGCGGCCCGGCCTCCCGGTCTGGCCGGGAGATACCGCGTTCGCCTGCGAGGCGGTCTGGTCGATTGGTCCGGAGTGTCCGGTCAAGGTGTCCCGCCTCACCCTGTCCACCCATAGCGGTGCCCATGCCGATGCGCCCGGTCATTACGATCCGGACGGCCTTGATATCGCGGGGACGGATCTGGCCCCCTATCTGGGCCGCTGTGTGGTGGTGACCGCCCGCGGTGACGGCCCGCACGTGTGCCCCGAGGACCTTGACTGGGCCGCGATCGGTAGCGCCGAGCGGGTATTGATCCGGACCTATTCCGACTTTCCCCATGACCGCTGGGACTCCGGCTTCCGGGCCATTCAGGCCGAGACGATCGAACGTCTCGCCGCGTGCGGCTGCCGCCTGATCGGCGTCGATGCAGCCTCGCTCGACCCGGAAACCTCCAAGACGCTCGACGCTCATCATACGGTCCGCCGGCATGACATGCGGATCCTCGAAGGCCTGGTGCTTGATGATGTCCCGGACGGCGCCTACGAACTGATCGCCCTGCCCCTGAAAATCGCCGGCGCCGACGCGGCCCCGGTTCGCGCCATTCTGAGAGAGCTGCCATGA
- the kynA gene encoding tryptophan 2,3-dioxygenase gives MSETFSSRVDVSGEDIHWDFKDEMSYGGYLALDTLLAAQKPLTDEHDEMLFVVIHHVAELWMKLLLHETAGGLADLRADNAGPALKKFARVSRIQEQLIKAWDVLATMTPADYLAFRDKLGASSGFQSFQYRTLEYRLGNKNAALARVHASNPPAFKMVNEALQSPSLWDEALRWLARKGYDLPADKLERDWSEPYEASAAVEDVWRMIYRDSETHWEAYELGEKLVDLEHKFQQWRFNHMKTVERIIGYRRGTGGTGGVSYLVKALDLRFFPEIWTVRTSL, from the coding sequence ATGAGCGAGACATTCTCGTCCCGTGTGGATGTATCCGGCGAGGATATCCACTGGGACTTCAAGGACGAGATGTCCTATGGCGGCTATCTCGCCCTGGACACGCTCCTCGCGGCACAAAAACCGCTGACCGACGAGCATGACGAAATGCTCTTCGTGGTGATCCATCACGTCGCCGAATTGTGGATGAAGCTGCTGCTGCACGAGACCGCCGGCGGACTGGCCGATCTGCGGGCCGACAATGCCGGCCCGGCGCTGAAAAAGTTCGCCCGGGTGAGCCGTATCCAGGAACAGCTGATCAAGGCCTGGGACGTGCTCGCGACGATGACGCCGGCCGATTATCTCGCCTTCCGCGACAAGCTGGGTGCCTCGTCCGGTTTCCAGTCCTTCCAGTATCGCACGCTGGAATACCGGCTCGGCAACAAGAACGCCGCCCTCGCCCGCGTCCATGCCAGCAATCCGCCGGCCTTCAAGATGGTCAATGAAGCGCTGCAAAGCCCCAGCCTGTGGGACGAGGCGCTGCGCTGGCTGGCCCGCAAGGGCTATGACCTGCCCGCCGACAAGCTCGAGCGTGACTGGTCGGAGCCCTATGAGGCCAGCGCCGCTGTCGAGGACGTCTGGCGCATGATCTATCGCGACAGCGAGACCCACTGGGAAGCCTATGAACTCGGCGAGAAGCTGGTTGATCTTGAGCACAAGTTCCAGCAATGGCGATTCAATCACATGAAGACCGTGGAGCGCATCATCGGGTATCGCCGCGGGACCGGCGGGACCGGCGGCGTGTCCTACCTGGTCAAGGCGCTCGATCTGCGTTTCTTCCCGGAGATCTGGACCGTCCGGACCTCGCTCTAG
- a CDS encoding YihY/virulence factor BrkB family protein: protein MNPPLNPLPPYLQPVIRVVRVIIAAISRAMARDVMLFAGGASFFGMLALFPAIALAMSVYGLLFSVEDAEQQIGRLAEIMPAGAQDFVLGQMGRLADAPIAALSFNGAIALAIALFAASRGAKAIIAGLNHMAEDRDIRNILHFNILAMLSVLVGGALLTAANLAVLLIPVLLARLFVMLGLDPLDLGFVVNEWTSSAAFMFIALELLYRVTMRKRSEAVGWRASTVAALVATGLWLGLSKGFSAYVGQVIDFSVYGSLGALVVFLLWIYWSAYAVFFGGALAIEIDTRIRAAREARVALTVSG from the coding sequence ATGAACCCGCCACTCAACCCGCTTCCTCCCTATCTGCAGCCCGTGATCCGCGTCGTGCGGGTCATCATTGCCGCCATCAGCCGCGCGATGGCGCGCGATGTCATGCTGTTTGCGGGCGGCGCGTCCTTTTTCGGGATGCTCGCACTGTTCCCGGCGATCGCGCTGGCGATGTCGGTCTATGGCCTCCTGTTCTCGGTCGAGGACGCCGAGCAGCAGATTGGCCGTCTGGCGGAGATCATGCCCGCCGGCGCCCAGGACTTTGTCCTGGGACAGATGGGCCGGCTCGCCGACGCCCCGATTGCAGCCCTGTCCTTCAACGGCGCCATTGCCCTGGCGATCGCCCTGTTCGCGGCCTCGCGTGGTGCCAAGGCAATCATTGCCGGGCTCAATCACATGGCCGAGGACCGCGACATCCGCAATATCCTGCACTTCAACATCCTTGCGATGCTCAGCGTCCTGGTCGGAGGCGCGCTGCTGACTGCGGCCAATCTCGCCGTACTGCTCATCCCGGTCCTGCTGGCTCGGCTGTTTGTCATGCTGGGGCTGGATCCGCTCGACCTCGGCTTTGTGGTCAATGAATGGACCTCGTCGGCGGCCTTCATGTTCATCGCGCTCGAGCTGCTCTATCGTGTCACCATGCGCAAACGCAGTGAAGCGGTGGGTTGGCGGGCGTCCACGGTCGCCGCCCTGGTCGCGACGGGCTTGTGGCTCGGCTTGTCCAAGGGCTTTTCCGCCTATGTCGGCCAGGTGATCGATTTCAGCGTCTATGGCTCGCTTGGTGCCCTTGTCGTCTTCCTGCTGTGGATTTATTGGTCCGCCTATGCGGTCTTCTTCGGCGGTGCGCTGGCGATCGAGATCGACACCCGCATTCGCGCCGCGCGCGAGGCGCGTGTCGCGCTGACAGTGTCGGGCTAG
- a CDS encoding CaiB/BaiF CoA-transferase family protein, which yields MKAQGPLKGVKVLEFVGLGPAPFCAMMLSDMGADVVRIDRPGAHGLGAADVLGRGRRSVALNLKDEDELETARQLIASADILLEGYRPGVMERLGLGPDIALARNPALVYGRMTGWGQYGPLAHAAGHDLNYIALTGALGAIGDIEKPAIPLNLVGDFGGGAMYLGFGVLAALHHARATGEGQVVDAAIVDGATSLMASQHQLAAVGLWSPERGTNLLDGAAHFYSVYECADGGFISVGPLEPEFYALLCEKTGFDGQAWPADWSGKGWAEAKKELAALFNSQPRQHWCDLLEGSDACFAPVLTYAESAEHPHMVERGVYVEVEGVRQAAPAPRFSRTPGAIQGIAPTPGADREAVLADWLKG from the coding sequence ATGAAAGCCCAAGGTCCTCTAAAAGGGGTTAAAGTGCTGGAGTTTGTCGGTCTGGGGCCGGCGCCGTTCTGCGCCATGATGCTGTCCGACATGGGCGCAGACGTGGTCCGTATCGACCGGCCCGGCGCCCACGGCCTCGGCGCCGCAGACGTGCTTGGCCGCGGCCGGCGCTCGGTGGCGCTCAATCTCAAGGATGAGGACGAGCTGGAAACCGCGCGGCAGCTGATCGCCAGCGCCGATATCCTGCTGGAAGGCTACCGGCCGGGCGTGATGGAACGGCTGGGTCTGGGCCCCGATATCGCGCTCGCGCGGAACCCGGCGCTGGTCTATGGCCGGATGACGGGCTGGGGCCAGTATGGCCCGCTGGCCCATGCCGCCGGCCACGATCTCAACTATATCGCCCTGACCGGTGCACTGGGTGCAATCGGTGATATCGAGAAGCCGGCCATTCCGCTCAATCTCGTCGGTGATTTCGGCGGCGGCGCCATGTATCTCGGCTTTGGCGTTCTGGCCGCGCTGCACCATGCCCGCGCCACGGGCGAGGGACAGGTCGTCGATGCCGCCATTGTCGATGGCGCGACCTCGCTGATGGCCTCGCAACACCAGCTGGCGGCAGTCGGTCTGTGGTCACCCGAACGGGGCACCAATCTGCTCGACGGCGCCGCGCACTTCTACAGCGTCTATGAATGCGCCGATGGCGGCTTCATTTCGGTCGGTCCTCTGGAGCCGGAGTTCTATGCCCTGCTGTGCGAGAAGACCGGGTTTGACGGTCAGGCCTGGCCGGCTGACTGGTCCGGCAAGGGCTGGGCCGAGGCCAAAAAGGAATTGGCGGCCCTGTTCAACTCCCAGCCACGCCAGCACTGGTGCGACCTCTTGGAAGGCAGCGATGCCTGTTTCGCGCCGGTCCTGACCTATGCCGAGTCTGCCGAGCATCCGCACATGGTCGAGCGGGGCGTTTATGTCGAGGTTGAGGGTGTCCGTCAGGCCGCACCGGCCCCGCGCTTCTCCCGGACGCCGGGCGCGATCCAGGGGATTGCCCCGACACCGGGTGCTGACCGCGAGGCGGTTCTGGCCGACTGGCTCAAAGGCTAG
- a CDS encoding CoA transferase subunit A, whose translation MKKVFADAQAALDGLVFDGMTLMAGGFGLCGIPENSIAALHKAGVKDLTVISNNCGVDGFGLGVLLDAKQIRKMISSYVGENKEFERQFLSGELELEFNPQGTLAERIRAGGAGIPGFFTKTGVGTLIAEGKEHREFDGETYIMETGLKADVSIVKAWKADPQGNLVFRKTARNFNPMMATAGKVTVAEVEEIVELGELNPDEIHTPGIFVQRLFVGSFEKRIEQRTIREREVA comes from the coding sequence ATGAAAAAGGTATTTGCCGACGCCCAGGCCGCGCTTGACGGTCTGGTCTTCGACGGGATGACGCTGATGGCCGGAGGGTTCGGCCTGTGTGGCATTCCGGAAAATTCCATCGCCGCCTTGCACAAGGCTGGCGTCAAGGACCTGACCGTGATCTCGAATAATTGCGGGGTCGACGGCTTCGGCCTCGGCGTGCTGCTGGACGCCAAGCAGATCCGGAAAATGATCTCCTCCTACGTCGGTGAGAACAAGGAGTTCGAGCGTCAATTCCTGTCTGGTGAGCTGGAGCTGGAATTCAACCCGCAGGGCACGCTGGCCGAGCGCATCCGCGCTGGCGGCGCAGGCATTCCGGGCTTCTTCACCAAGACCGGCGTCGGCACGCTGATCGCCGAGGGCAAGGAGCATCGCGAGTTCGACGGCGAGACCTATATCATGGAGACCGGACTGAAGGCCGACGTCTCCATCGTCAAGGCCTGGAAGGCCGACCCGCAGGGCAATCTCGTCTTCCGCAAGACTGCGCGCAATTTCAACCCGATGATGGCGACGGCCGGCAAGGTCACCGTGGCCGAGGTCGAGGAAATCGTCGAGCTGGGTGAGCTGAACCCGGACGAGATCCACACGCCGGGCATCTTCGTCCAGCGCCTGTTTGTCGGCAGTTTCGAAAAGCGCATCGAGCAACGCACCATTCGCGAAAGGGAGGTCGCATAA
- a CDS encoding L-serine ammonia-lyase — MHFGVFDLFKIGIGPSSSHTVGPMKAAKVFVERVLAEANGKAVARIETELYGSLALTGLGHGTDTAVLLGLEGSDPARINPDTIADRLARIREEKTLKLTDGQVVAFNERADLDFRGDIRLPFHSNAMKFRALDEAGDVLREEIWYSIGGGFVIDEQEAGRNSAADVKEGEPFPFNSAAELLEIGEREGLSIHRIMLANERTFLPEDTIRAGVDGLWRAMEDCIDRGLKQDGILPGGLNVRRRAPKLYRDLVAEPVDPKKDPLAAMDWINLWAMAVNEENAAGGRVVTAPTNGAAGIIPAVARYFDKYHRDQDDEEALQRFFLTAAAIGSLYKKNASISGAEAGCQGEVGVACSMAAAALAAAMGANNAQIEDAAEIGMEHNLGLTCDPVGGLVQIPCIERNAIGAIKAIDAARLALRATSSDMKVSLDQVIETMRQTGVDMQEKYKETSQGGLAVNVVAC, encoded by the coding sequence ATGCATTTCGGTGTTTTCGACCTCTTCAAGATCGGTATCGGCCCGTCGAGCTCCCACACGGTGGGGCCGATGAAGGCGGCCAAGGTCTTTGTTGAACGGGTGCTGGCCGAGGCCAACGGCAAGGCCGTCGCGCGGATCGAGACCGAACTTTATGGCTCGCTCGCGCTGACCGGGCTGGGCCATGGCACGGACACGGCGGTTCTCCTCGGTCTGGAGGGCAGCGATCCGGCGCGGATCAACCCGGACACGATCGCCGACCGTCTCGCCCGGATCCGCGAGGAGAAAACCCTCAAGCTGACTGATGGCCAGGTGGTCGCCTTCAACGAACGGGCCGATCTCGATTTCCGGGGCGATATCCGTCTCCCCTTCCACTCCAATGCCATGAAATTCCGGGCCCTCGACGAGGCTGGCGACGTCCTGCGCGAGGAGATCTGGTATTCCATCGGCGGCGGCTTTGTCATCGACGAACAGGAGGCCGGACGCAATTCGGCCGCGGACGTGAAGGAAGGCGAACCCTTCCCCTTCAACTCGGCCGCCGAACTGCTGGAAATCGGCGAGCGCGAGGGCCTCTCGATCCACCGCATCATGCTCGCAAACGAGCGCACCTTCCTGCCCGAGGACACCATTCGCGCCGGCGTTGATGGTCTGTGGCGGGCCATGGAGGACTGTATCGACCGGGGCCTGAAGCAGGATGGCATCCTGCCCGGCGGGCTGAACGTGAGGCGGCGTGCGCCGAAGCTGTACCGTGATTTGGTCGCCGAGCCGGTCGATCCCAAGAAGGACCCGCTCGCGGCGATGGACTGGATCAATCTCTGGGCGATGGCGGTCAATGAGGAAAACGCTGCCGGCGGACGCGTGGTGACAGCGCCGACCAATGGCGCGGCCGGCATCATTCCGGCGGTGGCCCGCTATTTCGACAAATACCATCGCGATCAGGACGATGAGGAAGCCCTTCAGCGTTTCTTCCTGACCGCTGCCGCCATCGGCTCGCTCTACAAGAAGAACGCCTCCATCTCCGGCGCCGAAGCCGGTTGTCAGGGGGAAGTCGGTGTCGCCTGCTCGATGGCCGCCGCCGCCCTCGCCGCCGCGATGGGTGCCAACAACGCCCAGATCGAGGATGCCGCCGAGATCGGCATGGAGCACAATCTCGGCCTGACCTGTGACCCGGTCGGTGGCCTGGTGCAGATCCCGTGCATCGAGCGCAACGCCATCGGTGCGATCAAGGCGATCGATGCCGCGCGACTGGCGCTCCGGGCGACCTCGTCGGACATGAAGGTTTCGCTCGACCAGGTTATCGAGACCATGCGTCAGACCGGCGTCGACATGCAGGAAAAGTACAAGGAAACCAGCCAGGGCGGGCTGGCCGTCAATGTGGTTGCGTGCTGA
- the kynU gene encoding kynureninase produces MKTLADIRALDAADPLAGFRARFTLPDGVIYLDGNSLGALPVDVPARMEDVIRREWGEDLIRSWNTNDWINAPGRLGAKIARLIGAGDDEVIAGESTSVNIFKALCACIQLSPGRSIILSEAGNFPTDAYMMEGIAAFSGGRIRQSLVAREAIEDALTEDVAALLLTHTHYKSGQLHDMAALTRKAHAKGIPVIWDLSHSAGAMPVSLNAFEADFAVGCGYKYLNGGPGAPAFLFAAKRHHDKIFPVLSGWLGHARPFAFDDGYEAAPGIDRFQCGTPGILGMAALEVGLDIMLEADMDDVRAKSQALGDLFIELVEARLDGFELRSPRNAAERGSQVSIAHPDGYAIMQALIARGVIGDFRAPDILRFGFTPLYVSHEDVWTAVDTLAGVMQSGEWRQERFSVRSAVT; encoded by the coding sequence ATGAAAACCCTCGCCGACATACGGGCGCTCGACGCCGCTGATCCGCTGGCCGGTTTCCGCGCGCGCTTCACCCTGCCGGACGGCGTCATCTATCTGGACGGCAATTCACTGGGTGCCCTGCCGGTCGACGTGCCGGCGCGGATGGAGGATGTGATCCGGCGCGAATGGGGCGAGGACCTGATCCGCTCCTGGAACACCAATGACTGGATCAACGCGCCCGGCCGCCTCGGCGCCAAGATCGCCCGCCTGATCGGCGCCGGAGATGATGAGGTGATCGCGGGTGAATCGACATCCGTGAACATCTTCAAGGCCTTGTGCGCATGTATTCAACTCTCCCCCGGGCGTTCCATCATCCTCTCCGAGGCCGGCAACTTCCCGACTGACGCCTATATGATGGAGGGCATTGCAGCCTTCTCCGGTGGCCGTATCCGGCAGTCCCTGGTCGCCCGCGAGGCGATAGAGGACGCCCTGACCGAGGATGTCGCCGCCCTCCTTCTGACCCATACGCACTACAAGTCGGGCCAGTTGCACGACATGGCCGCCCTGACCCGCAAGGCGCACGCCAAGGGTATTCCGGTGATCTGGGATCTCAGTCACAGCGCCGGCGCGATGCCGGTATCGCTCAATGCTTTCGAGGCCGATTTTGCGGTCGGCTGCGGCTACAAATATCTCAATGGGGGGCCCGGCGCGCCGGCCTTCCTGTTTGCGGCCAAGCGCCATCACGACAAGATCTTCCCGGTCCTGTCCGGCTGGCTCGGCCATGCCCGTCCCTTTGCCTTCGATGATGGTTATGAAGCCGCACCCGGGATTGACCGCTTCCAGTGCGGCACGCCCGGCATTCTCGGCATGGCGGCACTCGAGGTCGGGCTCGACATCATGCTCGAAGCCGATATGGACGATGTCCGCGCCAAATCGCAGGCCCTGGGCGATCTCTTCATCGAGCTGGTGGAAGCCCGTCTCGACGGGTTCGAGCTGCGCAGTCCCCGCAATGCGGCCGAGCGCGGTTCCCAGGTCTCGATCGCCCACCCTGACGGCTATGCCATCATGCAGGCGCTGATCGCCCGCGGCGTGATCGGTGATTTCCGGGCGCCGGACATCCTGCGCTTCGGCTTCACGCCCCTTTATGTGAGCCATGAAGATGTCTGGACCGCCGTGGATACCCTCGCCGGGGTCATGCAGAGCGGTGAATGGCGGCAGGAGCGCTTCTCGGTCCGCTCTGCTGTGACCTGA
- a CDS encoding helix-turn-helix transcriptional regulator, translating to MSFSKAVDLLRLARMASNFGGVSLTEIEAEFGCVRRTAQRMTQALEQVFPDTEDHVDGEGVKRWRVPRRRVGEFFAPQADEVAALELAFSTLEREGLTREAGQLRNLRNTIDLLMPDKRRAGLEADEEALLEAMGHAARPGPQPASDPQVDAAIAEALKGPFVLRLRYRGRRDEAAKERWIEPYGLLLGARRYLVGRDRNREDGHMRHFRVEDIEQAEVTADWFAREDGFDFDAYANRAFGVFQDEREFGEVVWRFTPAAAPHAARYRFHPAQTSETGADGSLTVRFMACGWLEMCWHLYAWGDQVEVLAPQALADMVRDHRRSDFPGLP from the coding sequence ATGTCTTTTTCCAAAGCCGTTGATCTGCTCCGCCTGGCGCGGATGGCCAGCAATTTCGGCGGCGTCTCACTGACTGAGATCGAGGCCGAGTTCGGCTGCGTCCGGCGCACCGCCCAGCGCATGACCCAGGCGCTCGAGCAGGTCTTCCCGGACACCGAGGATCATGTCGATGGCGAGGGCGTCAAGCGCTGGCGGGTGCCGCGACGGCGCGTGGGCGAGTTCTTCGCCCCGCAGGCCGACGAGGTCGCCGCTCTCGAGCTGGCCTTTTCGACCCTGGAACGAGAGGGCCTGACCCGCGAGGCCGGGCAATTGCGCAATTTGCGCAACACCATTGACCTGCTGATGCCGGACAAGCGTCGCGCTGGTCTCGAGGCCGACGAGGAAGCGCTGCTGGAAGCCATGGGCCATGCCGCCCGCCCCGGCCCGCAACCGGCCTCCGACCCGCAGGTGGATGCGGCGATTGCCGAAGCGCTCAAGGGACCCTTCGTGCTGAGACTGCGTTATCGCGGACGCCGCGACGAGGCGGCCAAGGAACGCTGGATCGAGCCCTATGGACTGTTGCTCGGTGCCCGGCGCTACCTGGTCGGGCGCGACCGCAATCGCGAAGACGGTCATATGCGGCATTTCCGCGTCGAGGATATCGAGCAGGCCGAAGTCACCGCCGACTGGTTTGCCCGCGAGGACGGGTTTGACTTTGACGCCTATGCCAATCGCGCTTTCGGGGTGTTCCAGGACGAGCGCGAGTTCGGCGAGGTGGTCTGGCGCTTCACGCCTGCTGCCGCACCACATGCGGCCCGCTATCGCTTCCACCCGGCCCAGACCAGCGAGACCGGGGCGGATGGGTCCCTCACCGTGCGTTTCATGGCCTGTGGCTGGCTCGAGATGTGCTGGCATCTCTATGCCTGGGGTGATCAGGTCGAGGTGTTGGCGCCGCAGGCCCTCGCGGACATGGTCCGGGATCACCGCCGCAGCGATTTTCCCGGCCTGCCCTGA